The Castanea sativa cultivar Marrone di Chiusa Pesio chromosome 11, ASM4071231v1 genome contains a region encoding:
- the LOC142614452 gene encoding uncharacterized protein LOC142614452 has translation MGKAKKGPKFAAMKKMVTKKSIKNYKQQVLDPKKNDNNEKKLPRNVPKVSSALFFNYNTSLGPPYRVLVDTNFINFSIQNKLDLEKGMMDCLYAKCTPCITQCVMAELEKLGQKYRVALRIAKDPRFERLICTHKGTYADDCIVDRVTEHKCYIVATCDRDLKRRIRKVPGVPIMYITRHKYSIERLPEATVGGAPRY, from the exons ATGGGGAAAGCGAAGAAAGGTCCCAAATTTGCAGCCATGAAAAAAATGGTCACCAAAAAATCCATTAAAAA TTACAAACAACAAGTTTTGGACCCAAAAAAGAATGATAACAACGAAAAGAAGCTCCCAAGAAATGT GCCGAAGGTTTCATCAGCACTTTTCTTCAATTACAACACCTCGCTGGGACCGCCATATCGGGTTTTGGTAGATAccaacttcatcaatttctctATCCAGAATAAA CTGGACTTGGAGAAGGGAATGATGGACTGCCTATATGCAAAAT GCACTCCTTGTATCACGCAATGTGTGATGGCAGAGCTTGAGAAGCTAGGTCAGAAATATCGAGTTGCTTTGAG GATTGCTAAGGATCCTCGTTTTGAAAGACTAATTTGCACTCATAAAGGGACCTATGCTGATGACTGTATTGTTGATAGAGTTACAGAG CATAAATGCTACATTGTTGCTACATGTGATCGAGATTTGAAGCGAAGGATACGAAAG GTTCCTGGTGTACCAATTATGTATATTACTCGGCACAAGTACTCAATTGAACGGTTGCCTGAAGCAACAGTTGGTGGAG CTCCAAGGTATTGA